In Methanonatronarchaeum sp. AMET-Sl, one genomic interval encodes:
- a CDS encoding serine--tRNA ligase — translation MEIELELKLKGSILLSDKADEEVTNDIDIFLQNAEQDLLKKGAPENMGATIENWQVIEDKIEISIKSNRYVRAHEALIRLLNPISSKLGPKHHIGVRGIEIDSYQAKIKRKLSDKETEKFKKEMKNLRWISSIDTENGLKLNLTNLNESDIRNGVIDRLLKLTNEVITDDEEITFKVSEIKPGTILEKSPKREMKLKTDPTEKAKEKGWIKKFPGKGQWIYMPPYAKLFRALGELARKHIPEKTGFNEALFPKLIPLDIMNKMKYLEGLPEGMYYASNPKRDDELYNLFKKELKVIGEPPIDLLQKGLKKPGYVLAPAQCEPFYQMFTHEMLSKENLPIKIYDNSGFTYRWEGGGSKGLDRVNEFQRNELVWIGKPEQTEEVADKVLNAYIDFIDKYIQADWHIEVGDDPFYLEGRHGELDDIEYPDIPKREIRVKMPENEEGLSIGSVNLHGTHFVDGFSIRSPYEKPLWTGCAGLGLSRWVVAFLAYNGFNPENWPKEIQEKTEPLPETPYTLEWP, via the coding sequence ATGGAGATAGAGCTTGAATTAAAACTTAAAGGCAGTATTTTACTAAGCGATAAAGCTGATGAAGAAGTAACCAACGATATAGATATCTTTCTACAAAATGCAGAACAAGACCTGCTCAAAAAAGGAGCGCCAGAAAATATGGGCGCAACAATTGAAAACTGGCAGGTTATTGAAGATAAAATAGAGATATCAATAAAAAGCAATAGGTATGTAAGAGCACATGAAGCTTTAATCAGGCTTTTAAACCCTATCTCAAGTAAATTAGGTCCAAAACACCACATAGGAGTAAGAGGAATAGAGATAGATAGTTATCAAGCAAAAATAAAAAGAAAACTCAGCGATAAAGAAACCGAGAAATTCAAAAAAGAGATGAAGAACCTAAGATGGATATCAAGCATCGATACAGAAAACGGCCTTAAACTTAACCTAACAAACCTAAACGAAAGCGATATAAGAAACGGAGTTATAGATCGCCTACTAAAACTAACAAACGAAGTTATAACCGACGACGAAGAAATAACATTCAAAGTTTCAGAAATCAAACCAGGAACAATACTTGAAAAAAGCCCAAAACGAGAGATGAAGTTAAAAACAGATCCAACAGAAAAAGCAAAAGAAAAAGGATGGATCAAGAAATTCCCAGGAAAAGGCCAATGGATCTACATGCCCCCATACGCAAAACTATTCAGAGCATTAGGAGAACTAGCCAGAAAACACATACCAGAAAAAACCGGGTTCAACGAAGCATTATTCCCAAAACTCATTCCACTAGATATAATGAACAAAATGAAATACCTAGAGGGATTGCCAGAAGGAATGTACTATGCATCAAACCCAAAAAGAGACGACGAACTATACAACCTATTCAAAAAAGAACTAAAAGTAATAGGAGAACCACCAATAGACCTACTACAAAAAGGACTGAAAAAACCCGGATATGTACTAGCTCCAGCACAATGTGAACCATTCTACCAAATGTTCACACACGAAATGTTAAGCAAAGAAAACCTACCAATAAAAATATACGACAACTCAGGCTTCACATATAGGTGGGAAGGTGGAGGTTCAAAAGGCCTTGACAGAGTAAACGAGTTCCAGAGAAACGAGTTGGTATGGATCGGTAAACCAGAACAAACCGAAGAAGTAGCAGACAAAGTACTAAATGCATACATAGATTTCATAGATAAATACATACAAGCAGATTGGCACATCGAAGTAGGAGACGACCCATTCTACCTAGAAGGAAGACACGGAGAACTAGACGACATTGAATATCCCGATATCCCTAAAAGAGAGATAAGAGTCAAGATGCCAGAGAATGAAGAAGGTTTAAGCATCGGCAGCGTAAATTTACATGGAACCCATTTTGTAGACGGTTTCTCAATTAGATCACCCTACGAGAAACCTCTCTGGACCGGTTGTGCAGGACTGGGTCTAAGCAGGTGGGTAGTAGCGTTCCTAGCATACAACGGATTCAATCCAGAAAACTGGCCAAAAGAAATACAAGAAAAAACCGAGCCATTACCAGAAACACCATACACACTTGAATGGCCATAA
- a CDS encoding KEOPS complex subunit Pcc1 yields MDKPPVEGEMKIETDSPKVLIGALEPDNLPNIQIDYKQKTKDIDSEVREIKIRFSFSSVRQSIASLDDILKCIDVAEEVDGLWR; encoded by the coding sequence ATGGATAAACCGCCTGTTGAAGGTGAAATGAAAATAGAGACAGATTCTCCCAAAGTTTTAATCGGAGCACTTGAACCCGACAACCTCCCAAACATACAAATCGATTATAAACAAAAAACAAAAGACATAGATAGCGAAGTAAGAGAAATAAAAATTAGATTTAGTTTTTCAAGCGTTAGGCAATCAATAGCCTCGTTAGATGATATTTTGAAATGTATAGATGTGGCCGAAGAGGTAGATGGATTATGGAGATAG
- a CDS encoding DHH family phosphoesterase — translation MKEIVAQARELADELVSSNFVRCISHKDADGITSAGVLCTALNREEIPFHTTIVSRPSMEIVDKINEEEEETVVFFDMGSGQPDVIDKINKKVLVADHHPPEYSDGIADLHLNPHHYNIDGSSEVSAAGLSYLIAREMNQENKDLSCIALAGAIGDRQHLPLKGINKKLVMDGIEVGAIEIEEGLRLYGKTSQALTTSTDPYFNNLNNIERVNRLLKRLNIPSEKQITDLTKEEKKKLIKTLSLMLLSQGATAKSITSMVGDLYKIKKGPVNYATELTSLINSCARKEKYGMALSLALDDEKHIDEARGYEKEFNKKMLDELDGIKEKTIKHDCFNVIEVETQSIKGAVASIAVNCLLTEKPILSIYRDEDETKVSARGNENLIDNGLNLSEAMSKAAKLVGGRGGGHNIASGASVPNESIDTFYKKIDEIICSQLGDIDG, via the coding sequence TTGAAGGAGATAGTTGCTCAGGCTAGAGAGCTGGCTGACGAACTTGTTTCATCAAATTTCGTTAGATGTATCTCTCATAAAGACGCTGATGGAATAACCTCAGCTGGAGTCTTATGCACAGCTTTAAATAGAGAAGAAATTCCTTTCCACACAACCATAGTTAGCAGGCCTTCAATGGAGATTGTGGATAAAATAAATGAAGAAGAAGAGGAAACCGTGGTTTTCTTCGATATGGGTAGTGGACAGCCAGACGTAATCGATAAAATTAATAAAAAAGTCTTGGTAGCAGACCACCATCCACCTGAATACAGTGATGGGATAGCTGACCTACATCTAAATCCACATCACTACAACATAGATGGGTCATCTGAGGTGAGTGCGGCAGGGCTTTCATACCTTATAGCACGTGAAATGAATCAAGAAAACAAAGATCTATCCTGCATTGCTCTTGCTGGAGCAATAGGTGACAGACAACACTTACCACTTAAAGGAATAAACAAAAAATTGGTTATGGACGGAATAGAGGTCGGAGCAATAGAGATAGAAGAGGGTTTAAGGCTTTATGGAAAAACAAGTCAAGCATTAACAACCTCTACAGACCCCTACTTCAATAATCTAAATAACATCGAACGTGTAAATCGTTTACTAAAAAGACTCAATATTCCATCTGAAAAACAGATTACTGATTTAACCAAAGAAGAGAAAAAAAAATTGATAAAAACTTTATCTTTAATGCTTTTAAGTCAAGGAGCCACAGCTAAATCAATAACATCGATGGTTGGAGATTTATATAAAATAAAAAAAGGCCCTGTAAACTACGCCACAGAATTAACTTCACTAATAAACTCTTGTGCTCGTAAAGAAAAATACGGCATGGCTTTATCACTGGCTTTAGATGATGAAAAACATATAGATGAAGCACGTGGTTATGAAAAAGAATTCAATAAAAAAATGTTAGACGAACTTGATGGGATCAAGGAAAAAACCATTAAACATGACTGTTTCAACGTAATCGAGGTTGAAACACAATCGATAAAAGGAGCGGTTGCATCGATAGCTGTAAACTGCTTACTTACTGAAAAACCAATTTTATCTATATACAGAGATGAAGATGAAACAAAAGTGAGTGCCCGAGGAAATGAAAACCTAATAGATAATGGACTTAACCTATCAGAAGCGATGTCTAAAGCAGCAAAACTGGTTGGAGGTCGAGGCGGAGGCCATAACATAGCGAGTGGAGCTTCAGTGCCAAATGAATCAATAGACACCTTCTATAAAAAAATCGATGAAATAATATGTAGCCAATTGGGGGATATAGATGGATAA
- a CDS encoding 30S ribosomal protein S15 has translation MSTSEDKYEWINMDVEEIEDLVVDLKEEGYSTSEIGMVLRDKYAVPDVREVTGKKISDILSDRDAEPKIPEDLKNLVIKAKKLREHQNQNPNDNSSKRGLQITESKVHQLANYYRDKGRIPENWKYKPEKADLLISE, from the coding sequence ATGTCAACTTCAGAAGATAAATATGAATGGATTAATATGGATGTTGAGGAAATCGAAGACTTGGTCGTTGATTTAAAAGAAGAAGGTTATTCAACAAGTGAGATTGGAATGGTGTTAAGAGATAAATACGCAGTTCCAGATGTCAGAGAAGTCACCGGTAAAAAAATCTCAGATATATTAAGTGACAGGGATGCAGAGCCAAAGATACCTGAGGACCTGAAAAACCTTGTTATCAAAGCTAAAAAACTTCGTGAACACCAAAATCAAAACCCAAACGATAATAGTAGTAAAAGAGGTCTCCAGATAACAGAGTCAAAAGTCCATCAACTTGCTAATTACTATAGAGATAAAGGCAGAATTCCAGAAAACTGGAAATACAAGCCAGAAAAAGCTGATTTATTAATTTCTGAATAA
- a CDS encoding XTP/dITP diphosphatase has product MKKQITFITGNENKAREAQEILHPIKVKISDIGYPEIQDKIENVATNGAENAFKRLKKPLIVEDSGLFIDAYNGFPGPYSSYVHQTIKNKGILELMKNQKNRDCHFKSIVAYIDKDTTKIFKGKVVGKIAHQQKGKHGFGYDPIFIPKNKNKTFGQMDMEAKNQLSHRRKALKKLDHWLKKQ; this is encoded by the coding sequence ATGAAAAAACAAATAACATTCATAACGGGTAATGAAAATAAAGCCAGGGAAGCGCAAGAAATACTTCATCCGATAAAGGTAAAAATATCTGATATTGGTTATCCTGAAATACAAGACAAAATTGAAAACGTTGCGACCAACGGAGCTGAAAACGCCTTCAAAAGATTGAAAAAACCATTGATTGTTGAAGATTCAGGACTATTTATAGATGCATACAACGGTTTCCCAGGACCATACTCATCATACGTACATCAAACTATCAAAAACAAAGGCATCTTAGAGTTAATGAAAAACCAAAAAAACAGAGATTGCCACTTTAAATCTATAGTTGCATACATAGACAAAGATACAACTAAGATATTTAAAGGCAAAGTCGTTGGAAAGATAGCTCACCAACAAAAAGGGAAGCATGGCTTTGGATACGACCCAATATTCATACCTAAAAACAAAAACAAAACGTTTGGTCAAATGGATATGGAAGCAAAAAACCAGTTATCACATAGAAGAAAGGCATTGAAAAAACTAGATCATTGGCTAAAAAAACAGTGA
- a CDS encoding Kae1-associated kinase Bud32 gives MKPKLIDRGAEAEIYLKGNKILKKRIPKKYRHPELDNRIRRERVIKETKITSQARQAGVPTPIILDIKNHTIEFEYIDGDKLKNIYNKLNPQQYNEIGKNIGKLHNAGLVHGDLTTSNMIKHKNKIYIIDFGLAEYDVHIEARGVDLHILFQSIKATHQPNNSIKQIKKGYKKTFPKHKKVFKRLREIQKRGKYIPQ, from the coding sequence ATGAAACCAAAACTAATAGATCGCGGTGCAGAAGCAGAGATATATCTAAAAGGAAACAAAATCCTAAAAAAAAGAATACCAAAAAAATACAGACACCCAGAACTGGACAACAGAATACGAAGAGAAAGAGTAATCAAAGAAACAAAAATAACATCACAAGCACGTCAAGCCGGAGTCCCAACACCAATAATACTCGATATCAAAAACCATACAATCGAATTCGAATACATAGACGGCGATAAACTAAAAAACATATACAACAAACTAAACCCCCAACAATACAATGAAATCGGAAAAAACATAGGAAAACTCCATAACGCCGGTTTAGTACACGGCGACCTAACAACAAGCAACATGATCAAACACAAAAACAAAATCTACATAATAGACTTCGGATTAGCAGAATACGACGTCCACATCGAAGCAAGAGGAGTCGACCTACACATACTATTCCAATCAATAAAAGCAACACACCAACCAAACAACTCAATAAAACAAATCAAAAAAGGATACAAAAAAACATTCCCAAAACACAAAAAAGTATTCAAAAGACTCAGAGAAATACAAAAAAGAGGAAAATACATACCACAATAA
- a CDS encoding bifunctional N(6)-L-threonylcarbamoyladenine synthase/serine/threonine protein kinase, with protein MKALGIEGTAWNLSIGVVDENKVLSHVSTPYQPKSGGIHPREASQHHADNIANSIEIAIDKADLNPSEIDLISFSQGPGMGQCLRVVATAARTLSLSLNKPIIGVNHCIAHIEVGRWNTGCEDPVVLYVSGANSQVLAYRGNRYRVFGETLDIGIGNALDKFARKLDIPHPGGPEIEKLAKKGNKLIKLPYTVKGMDFSFSGLITSAENQINKNKKTNLAYSIQETSFAMLTEVTERALAHLEKNEVLLCGGVAHNQRLTKMLETMANERDSKLYKPKPEFLSDNGAMIAHTGLKMYKAGVKHTPKIKIKPDYRPDSVEVNWR; from the coding sequence ATGAAAGCTCTGGGAATAGAGGGAACTGCCTGGAACCTATCTATAGGCGTTGTAGACGAAAACAAAGTACTATCACATGTTTCAACACCATACCAACCGAAATCTGGGGGTATACACCCTAGAGAAGCTTCCCAACACCACGCAGACAACATAGCAAACTCAATAGAAATAGCCATAGACAAAGCAGATTTAAATCCAAGTGAAATAGACTTAATTAGTTTTTCACAAGGTCCCGGAATGGGACAATGCCTCAGAGTAGTAGCAACAGCAGCTAGAACCCTCTCATTATCACTAAACAAACCGATTATAGGCGTAAACCACTGCATTGCCCACATAGAAGTGGGTAGGTGGAACACCGGGTGTGAAGACCCTGTAGTACTTTATGTAAGTGGAGCAAACTCACAGGTACTAGCATACCGAGGCAATAGGTACAGAGTTTTCGGCGAAACACTAGATATCGGGATCGGTAACGCACTAGATAAATTCGCGCGTAAACTCGACATACCTCATCCAGGAGGTCCAGAAATCGAGAAACTCGCCAAAAAAGGCAATAAATTAATAAAACTACCATACACCGTCAAAGGAATGGATTTCTCCTTCTCAGGCCTCATAACTTCTGCAGAAAACCAAATCAACAAAAACAAAAAAACAAACCTAGCCTACAGTATACAAGAAACAAGTTTCGCAATGCTAACAGAAGTAACAGAAAGAGCACTAGCCCACCTAGAAAAAAACGAAGTACTCTTATGCGGAGGAGTAGCACACAACCAAAGACTCACAAAAATGCTAGAAACCATGGCAAACGAAAGAGACTCAAAATTATACAAACCAAAACCCGAATTCCTCAGCGACAACGGCGCAATGATAGCTCATACAGGCCTCAAAATGTATAAAGCCGGAGTCAAACACACACCAAAAATCAAAATAAAACCAGACTACAGACCAGATAGCGTGGAGGTCAATTGGAGATGA
- a CDS encoding 30S ribosomal protein S27ae: MNKREIYEVKDDEINRKRENCPRCGKGVYLADHEDRLSCGKCGYTEFK, translated from the coding sequence TTGAACAAAAGAGAAATTTATGAAGTTAAAGATGATGAAATAAACAGGAAACGTGAAAACTGCCCTAGATGTGGTAAAGGCGTTTATTTAGCCGATCATGAAGACCGGCTATCTTGCGGTAAATGTGGGTACACCGAGTTTAAATAA
- a CDS encoding DUF359 domain-containing protein, with amino-acid sequence MQEPLRSKLKKPLGTLIKDGEESVEKVLEDYSSKEIVSVGDVTTYNLLKQKIYPTLAIVDGRVMREEASQDIKNEIGQWSYQIKEVSNPAGHITTELVKAIKDGFDIEEPYLISVDGEEDLAVLPAVLHAPEGYIILYGQPKEGLVSVTVDRDCKDKVKNYLDMMEEI; translated from the coding sequence TTGCAGGAACCGTTACGGAGTAAACTTAAAAAACCACTTGGCACCCTTATTAAAGATGGTGAGGAATCGGTTGAGAAGGTTTTAGAAGACTACAGCTCAAAAGAAATCGTTTCTGTAGGTGACGTAACAACCTACAACCTTCTTAAACAGAAAATCTATCCTACACTAGCGATTGTTGATGGCCGAGTTATGCGGGAAGAAGCAAGTCAAGACATAAAAAACGAGATTGGTCAATGGAGCTATCAAATTAAGGAGGTTTCTAATCCAGCTGGCCACATCACAACCGAGTTGGTTAAAGCAATTAAAGATGGATTTGATATAGAGGAACCCTACCTCATTTCTGTTGATGGGGAAGAAGATTTAGCTGTACTTCCTGCGGTACTTCATGCACCGGAAGGATATATTATCCTATATGGACAACCTAAGGAAGGATTGGTTTCTGTCACTGTTGATAGAGATTGTAAAGATAAAGTAAAGAATTATTTAGATATGATGGAGGAGATATGA
- the spt4 gene encoding transcription elongation factor subunit Spt4, translating to MADAACRNCYRIVKESDTCPICRSSSLTESWTGYVVILDPKRSKIADKLNVEHPGKYALKVR from the coding sequence ATGGCAGACGCTGCTTGTCGAAACTGTTATAGAATAGTTAAAGAAAGCGATACCTGCCCTATATGCAGGTCTAGTTCACTTACTGAGTCATGGACCGGTTATGTTGTTATTCTTGACCCAAAGCGATCTAAAATCGCTGATAAATTGAATGTAGAACATCCTGGAAAATATGCATTGAAGGTAAGGTAA
- a CDS encoding DNA-directed RNA polymerase: MYRELEAIDTVRVPPTRLEEPRDKVIKEMLENKVEGRIDRKLGMFVAVTDIIEAGDGKLIPNDAGVYYNVKFRCITYRPEMQEIIEGEVVEIVDFGAFIGIGPMDALLHVSQITSDYVSYDEKNARLVGRESDFSLDEGDYICARIIAVSLNEQDPKESKIGLTMRQPVLGKIDKDEEKAEETEVQIRKVIGEDKEITETDEEIAETEEESVEKPETEEPEPRDTEKEETEDKTEKPDVVECRVCGKEYKAITGSHLSTHDIDMDEYKEEYPDAPIRPGD; this comes from the coding sequence TTGTATAGAGAATTGGAAGCTATCGATACAGTTAGGGTTCCTCCAACAAGGCTGGAAGAACCAAGAGACAAAGTAATCAAAGAGATGCTGGAGAATAAAGTTGAAGGAAGAATAGACCGAAAACTCGGGATGTTCGTTGCAGTCACCGATATTATAGAAGCCGGTGATGGAAAATTAATTCCAAACGACGCCGGTGTTTATTACAACGTCAAATTCAGGTGCATTACATATCGCCCAGAGATGCAAGAAATAATCGAAGGAGAAGTTGTTGAAATAGTAGATTTCGGAGCATTCATAGGCATAGGGCCAATGGACGCTTTATTACACGTAAGCCAAATCACCTCCGACTATGTTTCATACGACGAGAAAAACGCAAGACTCGTTGGAAGAGAATCGGATTTCTCACTAGACGAAGGAGATTACATCTGCGCCAGAATAATAGCTGTAAGCCTAAACGAACAAGACCCAAAAGAATCCAAAATCGGATTAACAATGAGACAGCCAGTGCTAGGTAAAATCGATAAAGACGAAGAAAAAGCCGAAGAAACCGAAGTCCAAATCCGTAAAGTAATCGGCGAAGACAAAGAAATAACAGAAACTGACGAAGAAATCGCTGAAACTGAGGAAGAATCGGTTGAAAAACCAGAAACAGAGGAGCCAGAACCGAGAGATACGGAGAAAGAGGAGACAGAAGATAAAACAGAAAAACCTGATGTTGTCGAGTGTCGTGTTTGTGGAAAGGAGTATAAGGCTATAACCGGTAGTCATCTATCAACTCATGACATCGATATGGATGAATATAAAGAGGAATATCCAGATGCCCCTATAAGGCCGGGTGATTAA
- a CDS encoding translation initiation factor IF-2 subunit gamma, giving the protein MKQPEVNIGLIGHVDHGKTTLVEALSGTWTDQHSEELRRGISIRLGYADTVFRMCSDCEPPEAYTTEEVCECGGEAEVTRAISFVDAPGHETLMATMLSGSAIMDGAVLVIAANEDCPQPQTKEHLMALDIIGVEDIIVVQNKIDLVSKEEAIDNYNQIKEFVKGTVAEGAPIIPCSAQQRTNIDMVITAIEDVIPTPDRKLEKPVLMPIARSFDVNKPGTEIDEIKGGIIGGSLKQGSISNGTEIEIRPGKKVDSGGKTWWEPIVTETVSIFSGGDYRDEITPGGLVGIGTKLDPFMTKSDGLVGQIMGLPENLPPVWDEFVVEFDLLDRVVGVEDESEVEGLRTNEPLMLNLGTATTVGVITSARENEAEVKLKRPVCAEKGSSMAISRRIGARWRLIGVGKLKR; this is encoded by the coding sequence TTGAAACAGCCAGAAGTAAACATTGGATTAATTGGGCATGTAGACCATGGGAAGACAACATTGGTTGAGGCTCTAAGCGGTACGTGGACGGATCAGCATAGTGAAGAGCTGAGGAGAGGTATTTCGATAAGGCTTGGTTACGCTGACACTGTGTTTAGGATGTGCAGTGATTGTGAGCCTCCTGAGGCTTATACTACAGAGGAGGTTTGTGAGTGTGGTGGTGAAGCTGAGGTAACTAGGGCTATTTCTTTTGTAGATGCTCCTGGCCACGAAACATTGATGGCTACTATGTTGTCCGGTTCTGCCATAATGGATGGAGCTGTTCTTGTTATTGCGGCTAATGAGGATTGTCCTCAACCTCAAACTAAAGAACATTTAATGGCTCTCGATATTATTGGTGTTGAAGATATAATCGTTGTTCAAAACAAAATTGATTTGGTTTCTAAGGAAGAGGCTATTGATAACTATAACCAAATAAAGGAATTTGTTAAAGGCACCGTTGCTGAGGGTGCTCCGATTATTCCTTGTTCTGCTCAACAAAGAACAAACATCGATATGGTTATTACAGCAATTGAAGATGTTATTCCAACACCGGATAGAAAGTTGGAAAAACCTGTTTTGATGCCGATTGCACGTTCTTTCGATGTTAACAAACCAGGTACTGAGATAGATGAAATAAAAGGCGGTATCATAGGTGGGTCTCTTAAACAAGGAAGTATCTCTAATGGAACGGAGATTGAGATTCGGCCGGGGAAAAAAGTTGATTCAGGTGGTAAAACCTGGTGGGAGCCGATAGTAACTGAAACGGTTAGTATTTTTTCCGGTGGAGATTATAGAGACGAAATAACTCCTGGTGGTTTGGTTGGTATAGGTACGAAACTTGATCCATTTATGACTAAAAGCGATGGGCTTGTTGGTCAGATTATGGGTCTTCCTGAAAATCTTCCACCTGTTTGGGACGAGTTTGTTGTCGAGTTCGACCTACTTGACAGGGTTGTTGGTGTTGAGGATGAATCAGAGGTTGAAGGGTTACGCACTAACGAACCTTTGATGCTTAACTTAGGTACTGCAACAACTGTCGGAGTTATAACAAGTGCACGTGAAAACGAAGCTGAAGTCAAGTTAAAGAGGCCTGTTTGTGCAGAAAAAGGCTCTAGCATGGCTATTAGTAGACGTATAGGTGCTCGCTGGAGACTTATCGGTGTCGGTAAACTTAAGAGATAA
- the ilvD gene encoding dihydroxy-acid dehydratase yields the protein MRSNNVKKGLKRTPSRALLKANGVTDSDMDKPFIGIANAWSEIVPGHLHLKDLSKAVKQGVSAGGGVPFEFGSIGICDGLAMGHRGMRYSLPSRDLIADSIEAMAEAHQFDGIVLIASCDKILPGMLMGALRINIPTIMVTGGPMLSEKMDNKDLTLISTFEGIGKYKSGEINEEKLQEMENKACPSCGSCQGMYTANTFACLIETMGLSLPKCATSHACSSEKRRIAKESGEKIMELINQDLTIKDIVTEKAIKNAIKVDMMLGGSTNTTLHIPAVAAEAGYDITLKDFDQASQNTPYLVSMKPGGKHVMTDLHNAGGIPALIKQSKKLLNNTTTVSGKKLFENTETTHVNNEIIKPLKNPLRKTGGITVLQGNIAPRGSVLKVSAVDPEMYNFTGTAKIYENEDEAVDAILDGEIKKGDVVIIRYEGPKGGPGMPEMLAPTSALTGMGLEKSVALLTDGRFSGGTRGPCIGHISPEAADGGPIAYLKNGDQIEINIPKGEINAKLTQKQLTKRKKETKIKKTNEKGLLGRYSRLAESPDKGGRIT from the coding sequence ATGAGAAGCAACAACGTAAAGAAAGGTCTTAAAAGAACCCCATCAAGAGCTCTACTAAAAGCAAATGGAGTAACCGATAGCGATATGGATAAACCATTTATTGGAATAGCAAACGCATGGAGTGAGATAGTGCCAGGACACCTACACCTAAAAGACCTCTCCAAGGCAGTAAAACAAGGAGTTTCAGCCGGTGGAGGCGTACCATTTGAATTCGGCTCAATAGGCATCTGCGATGGACTCGCAATGGGCCATAGAGGCATGAGATATTCATTACCCTCCAGAGACCTAATAGCCGACTCAATAGAAGCAATGGCAGAAGCACATCAATTCGATGGCATCGTCCTAATAGCAAGCTGTGACAAAATATTACCAGGAATGTTAATGGGAGCCCTAAGAATCAACATACCAACCATAATGGTTACCGGCGGCCCCATGCTATCTGAAAAAATGGATAACAAAGACCTAACCCTCATATCAACATTCGAAGGAATAGGAAAATATAAATCAGGCGAAATCAACGAAGAAAAACTCCAGGAAATGGAGAACAAGGCATGCCCCAGCTGTGGAAGCTGTCAAGGAATGTATACCGCAAACACATTTGCATGCTTAATAGAGACAATGGGGCTTTCACTACCAAAATGCGCAACATCCCACGCATGTTCATCAGAAAAAAGACGGATCGCAAAGGAAAGTGGTGAAAAAATAATGGAACTAATCAACCAAGACCTAACCATTAAAGATATAGTAACAGAAAAAGCCATCAAAAACGCCATAAAAGTCGACATGATGTTAGGAGGGTCAACAAACACCACACTACACATACCCGCCGTCGCAGCAGAAGCAGGATACGACATAACCCTCAAAGATTTCGATCAAGCAAGCCAAAACACACCCTATCTAGTATCAATGAAACCTGGAGGCAAACACGTAATGACCGACCTCCACAACGCAGGAGGAATACCCGCCCTCATAAAACAATCTAAAAAACTATTAAACAACACAACAACAGTAAGCGGAAAAAAATTATTCGAAAACACCGAAACAACCCATGTAAACAACGAAATAATCAAACCACTTAAAAACCCATTGAGAAAAACAGGCGGAATAACCGTATTACAAGGAAACATAGCCCCACGTGGATCTGTTTTAAAAGTAAGTGCAGTTGACCCAGAAATGTACAACTTCACAGGCACCGCAAAAATATACGAAAACGAAGACGAAGCTGTAGACGCAATACTCGATGGCGAAATAAAAAAAGGAGACGTAGTGATAATAAGATACGAAGGACCAAAAGGAGGGCCAGGAATGCCAGAAATGCTTGCACCAACATCCGCATTAACAGGAATGGGACTAGAAAAATCAGTAGCACTACTAACAGATGGAAGGTTCAGCGGTGGAACCAGAGGCCCATGCATAGGACACATCTCACCAGAAGCAGCAGACGGAGGACCAATAGCATACCTAAAAAACGGCGACCAAATAGAAATCAACATACCTAAAGGCGAAATAAACGCCAAACTCACACAAAAACAACTAACAAAAAGAAAAAAAGAAACAAAAATCAAAAAAACAAACGAAAAAGGCTTATTAGGCCGTTACAGCAGACTTGCAGAATCACCAGACAAAGGCGGACGAATAACATAA